In Bos indicus isolate NIAB-ARS_2022 breed Sahiwal x Tharparkar chromosome 19, NIAB-ARS_B.indTharparkar_mat_pri_1.0, whole genome shotgun sequence, the following proteins share a genomic window:
- the VAT1 gene encoding synaptic vesicle membrane protein VAT-1 homolog yields the protein MSAEREVAEAATVVAAAEAGAGEDASSQPPKAEAASDAQPSAASEGPAAPSPPPPLLRCLVLTGFGGYDKVKLQTRPAAPPAPGTGQLTLRVKACGLNFADLMARQGLYDRLPQLPVTPGMEGAGVVIAVGEGVNDRKIGDRVMVLIRSGMWQEEVTVPSAQTFLMPEAMTFEEAAALLVNYITAYMVLFDFGNLRPGHSVLVHMAAGGVGMAALQLCRTVENVTVFGTASASKHEVLKENGVTHPIDYHTTDYVDEIKKISPKGVDIVMDPLGGSDTAKGYNLLKPMGKVVTYGMANLLTGPKRNLMALARTWWNQFSVTALQLLPANRAVCGFHLGYLEGEVELVSGVVTRLLALYNQGHIKPRIDSVWPFEKVADAMRQMQEKKNVGKVLLVPGPEKEN from the exons ATGTCCGCCGAGAGAGAGGTAGCCGAGGCGGCCACCGTGGTGGCGGCGGCCGAGGCAGGGGCTGGAGAAGATGCCTCTTCGCAGCCCCCGAAGGCGGAGGCAGCCAGCGACGCTCAGCCGTCTGCGGCCTCCGAGGGGCCCGCCGCCCcttcgccgccgccgccgctgctgcgcTGTTTGGTGCTCACGGGCTTCGGCGGCTACGACAAGGTGAAGCTACAGACCCGGCCGGCCGCGCCCCCAGCCCCGGGGACCGGCCAGCTGACGCTGCGCGTCAAGGCCTGCGGGCTCAACTTCGCTGACCTTATGGCCCGGCAGGGGCTGTACGATCGGCTCCCGCAGCTGCCCGTCACTCCCGGCATGGAGGGCGCGGGCGTGGTGATAGCTGTGGGCGAGGGCGTAAACGACCGCAAG ATAGGGGACCGAGTGATGGTGTTGATCCGGTCAGGCATGTGGCAGGAGGAGGTGACTGTGCCTTCGGCCCAGACATTCCTGATGCCTGAGGCCATGACTTTTGAAGAAGCTGCTGCCTTGCTGGTCAATTATATCACAGCCTACATGGTCCTCTTCGACTTTGGCAACCTACGGCCTGGCCACAGCGTCTTGGTACACATGGCTGCAG GGGGTGTGGGTATGGCTGCCTTGCAGCTGTGCCGAACAGTGGAGAATGTGACCGTGTTCGGAACAGCCTCAGCCAGCAAGCATGAGGTGCTGAAGGAGAACGGAGTCACACACCCCATCGATTACCACACGACTGACTACGTGGATGAGATCAAGAAGATCTCCCCCAAAG GTGTGGACATTGTCATGGACCCTCTGGGTGGGTCAGATACTGCCAAGGGCTACAACCTCCTCAAACCCATGGGCAAAGTAGTCACTTATG GAATGGCCAACTTGCTGACGGGCCCCAAGCGGAACCTGATGGCCCTGGCTCGCACATGGTGGAATCAGTTCAGCGTGACTGCTCTGCAGCTGCTGCCGGCCAACCGAGCCGTGTGTGGCTTCCACCTGGGCTACCTGGAGGGCGAGGTGGAGCTGGTCAGCGGTGTGGTGACCCGCCTCCTTGCTCTATACAACCAGGGCCACATCAAGCCCCGTATTGACTCCGTGTGGCCCTTTGAGAAG GTGGCGGATGCCATGAGGCAGATGCAGGAGAAGAAAAACGTGGGCAAAGTCCTCCTGGTGCCTGGGCCGGAGAAGGAGAACTAG
- the IFI35 gene encoding interferon-induced 35 kDa protein isoform X1, with amino-acid sequence MDSADVCPALKVHLLPTGSQTMSQALQALQEEQARLKMRLQELQRNLRDCPQDKVPFPVPESPLVFRGHFEEGKAMAKSVVSHVRICYPLPGGSALVTFDDPNVAKQVLQQKEHQINVEGFRLRVQVQPLELPMLTTIQVSSQMNDQRVLVSGFPAGLKLSEEELLDKLEIFFGKTKNGGGDVEMRELLQGGVMLGFTEDRVAQHLCQMGQFMVPLGKQQSCLRVSPYMSGKIQKAEVRPQPVPQSVLVLNIPDVLDGPELQDVLEIHFQKPTRGGGEVEAVTVVPPGQRGLAVFTSKSG; translated from the exons CAGGCTCTCCAGGCCCTTCAGGAGGAACAGGCCAGACTAAAGATGAGGCTGCAGGAGCTGCAGAGGAATCTCAGGGACTGCCCCCAAGACAAG GTCCCATTCCCTGTGCCCGAGTCCCCCCTGGTGTTCCGAGGACACTttgaggagggcaaggcaatgGCCAAGTCTGTGGTTTCCCATGTGCGGATTTGTTACCCTCTGCCTGGAGGCTCTGCTCTGGTGACCTTTGATGACCCCAATG TGGCCAAGCAGGTGCTGCAGCAAAAGGAGCATCAGATCAATGTGGAAGGGTTCCGGCTGAGGGTTCAAGTCCAGCCCCTGGAGCTACCCATGCTGACTACCATCCAG GTGTCCAGCCAGATGAATGACCAGAGAGTGCTGGTCAGTGGGTTTCCTGCTGGGCTCAAGTTAAGTGAGGAAGAGCTGCTGGACAAGCTGGAGATCTTCTTTGGCAAGACCAAGAATGGAGGTGGTGACGTGGAGATGAGGGAACTGCTGCAAGGGGGTGTCATGCTGGGCTTTACTGAGGACAGAG TGGCCCAGCACCTGTGCCAGATGGGCCAGTTCATGGTGCCACTGGGTAAACAGCAGTCCTGTCTGAGAGTCTCTCCCTATATGAGCGGGAAAATCCAGAAGGCCGAG GTCAGGCCCCAGCCTGTGCCCCAGTCAGTGCTGGTGCTCAACATTCCTGATGTCCTGGATGGCCCGGAGCTACAAGACGTCCTGGAGATCCACTTCCAGAAACCCACCCGTGGAGGTGGGGAGGTCGAAGCTGTGACAGTCGTGCCCCCAGGACAGCGGGGCCTGGCAGTCTTCACTTCAAAGTCAGGCTAG
- the IFI35 gene encoding interferon-induced 35 kDa protein isoform X2: protein MDSADVCPALKVHLLPTGSQTMSALQALQEEQARLKMRLQELQRNLRDCPQDKVPFPVPESPLVFRGHFEEGKAMAKSVVSHVRICYPLPGGSALVTFDDPNVAKQVLQQKEHQINVEGFRLRVQVQPLELPMLTTIQVSSQMNDQRVLVSGFPAGLKLSEEELLDKLEIFFGKTKNGGGDVEMRELLQGGVMLGFTEDRVAQHLCQMGQFMVPLGKQQSCLRVSPYMSGKIQKAEVRPQPVPQSVLVLNIPDVLDGPELQDVLEIHFQKPTRGGGEVEAVTVVPPGQRGLAVFTSKSG from the exons GCTCTCCAGGCCCTTCAGGAGGAACAGGCCAGACTAAAGATGAGGCTGCAGGAGCTGCAGAGGAATCTCAGGGACTGCCCCCAAGACAAG GTCCCATTCCCTGTGCCCGAGTCCCCCCTGGTGTTCCGAGGACACTttgaggagggcaaggcaatgGCCAAGTCTGTGGTTTCCCATGTGCGGATTTGTTACCCTCTGCCTGGAGGCTCTGCTCTGGTGACCTTTGATGACCCCAATG TGGCCAAGCAGGTGCTGCAGCAAAAGGAGCATCAGATCAATGTGGAAGGGTTCCGGCTGAGGGTTCAAGTCCAGCCCCTGGAGCTACCCATGCTGACTACCATCCAG GTGTCCAGCCAGATGAATGACCAGAGAGTGCTGGTCAGTGGGTTTCCTGCTGGGCTCAAGTTAAGTGAGGAAGAGCTGCTGGACAAGCTGGAGATCTTCTTTGGCAAGACCAAGAATGGAGGTGGTGACGTGGAGATGAGGGAACTGCTGCAAGGGGGTGTCATGCTGGGCTTTACTGAGGACAGAG TGGCCCAGCACCTGTGCCAGATGGGCCAGTTCATGGTGCCACTGGGTAAACAGCAGTCCTGTCTGAGAGTCTCTCCCTATATGAGCGGGAAAATCCAGAAGGCCGAG GTCAGGCCCCAGCCTGTGCCCCAGTCAGTGCTGGTGCTCAACATTCCTGATGTCCTGGATGGCCCGGAGCTACAAGACGTCCTGGAGATCCACTTCCAGAAACCCACCCGTGGAGGTGGGGAGGTCGAAGCTGTGACAGTCGTGCCCCCAGGACAGCGGGGCCTGGCAGTCTTCACTTCAAAGTCAGGCTAG
- the RND2 gene encoding rho-related GTP-binding protein RhoN isoform X2, whose translation MSPPCLRTTPRALRSTSAALSSTCGTLQAFLTLRTLVCPLPPCLLSGSSYYDNVRPLAYPDSDAVLICFDISRPETLDSVLKKWQGETQEFCPNAKVVLVGCKLDMRTDLATLRELSKQRLIPVTHEQGTVLAKQVGAVSYVECSSRSSERSVRDVFHVATVASLGRGHRQLRRTDSRRGLQRSAQLAGRPDLGNGNGNGNEGEIHKDRAKSCNLM comes from the exons ATGTCCCCACCGTGTTTGAGAACTACACCGCGAGCTTTGAGATCGACAAGCGCCGCATTGAGCTCAACATGTGGGACACTTCAG GCTTTCCTCACTCTCAGGACCCTcgtctgtcccctccctccctgtcttctcTCAGGTTCCTCTTACTATGATAACGTCCGGCCTCTGGCCTATCCTGACTCGGATGCTGTGCTCATCTGCTTCGACATTAGCCGACCGGAAACACTGGACAGTGTCCTTAAGAAG TGGCAAGGGGAGACTCAAGAGTTTTGCCCCAATGCCAAGGTTGTGCTGGTTGGCTGTAAACTGGACATGCGGACTGACTTGGCCACACTGAGGGAGCTGTCAAAGCAGAGGCTTATCCCTGTTACGCATGAGCAG GGCACCGTGCTGGCCAAGCAGGTGGGAGCTGTGTCCTACGTAGAGTGCTCTTCCCGGTCCTCTGAGCGCAGCGTCAGAGATGTCTTCCACGTGGCCACCGTGGCCTCCCTCGGCCGTGGCCACAGGCAGCTGCGCCGTACTGACTCACGCCGGGGACTACAGCGATCTGCTCAGCTGGCAGGACGGCCAGACCTGGGGAATGGGAATGGGAACGGAAACGAGGGCGAGATACACAAGGATAGAGCCAAGAGCTGCAACCTCATGTGA
- the RND2 gene encoding rho-related GTP-binding protein RhoN isoform X1, with protein MEGQSGRCKIVVVGDAECGKTALLQVFAKDAYPGSYVPTVFENYTASFEIDKRRIELNMWDTSGSSYYDNVRPLAYPDSDAVLICFDISRPETLDSVLKKWQGETQEFCPNAKVVLVGCKLDMRTDLATLRELSKQRLIPVTHEQGTVLAKQVGAVSYVECSSRSSERSVRDVFHVATVASLGRGHRQLRRTDSRRGLQRSAQLAGRPDLGNGNGNGNEGEIHKDRAKSCNLM; from the exons ATGGAGGGGCAGAGCGGCCGCTGCAAGATCGTGGTGGTGGGGGACGCGGAGTGCGGCAAGACGGCGCTGCTGCAGGTGTTCGCCAAGGACGCCTACCCCGGG AGTTATGTCCCCACCGTGTTTGAGAACTACACCGCGAGCTTTGAGATCGACAAGCGCCGCATTGAGCTCAACATGTGGGACACTTCAG GTTCCTCTTACTATGATAACGTCCGGCCTCTGGCCTATCCTGACTCGGATGCTGTGCTCATCTGCTTCGACATTAGCCGACCGGAAACACTGGACAGTGTCCTTAAGAAG TGGCAAGGGGAGACTCAAGAGTTTTGCCCCAATGCCAAGGTTGTGCTGGTTGGCTGTAAACTGGACATGCGGACTGACTTGGCCACACTGAGGGAGCTGTCAAAGCAGAGGCTTATCCCTGTTACGCATGAGCAG GGCACCGTGCTGGCCAAGCAGGTGGGAGCTGTGTCCTACGTAGAGTGCTCTTCCCGGTCCTCTGAGCGCAGCGTCAGAGATGTCTTCCACGTGGCCACCGTGGCCTCCCTCGGCCGTGGCCACAGGCAGCTGCGCCGTACTGACTCACGCCGGGGACTACAGCGATCTGCTCAGCTGGCAGGACGGCCAGACCTGGGGAATGGGAATGGGAACGGAAACGAGGGCGAGATACACAAGGATAGAGCCAAGAGCTGCAACCTCATGTGA
- the RND2 gene encoding rho-related GTP-binding protein RhoN isoform X3: protein MEGQSGRCKIVVVGDAECGKTALLQVFAKDAYPGSYVPTVFENYTASFEIDKRRIELNMWDTSGSSYYDNVRPLAYPDSDAVLICFDISRPETLDSVLKKGTVLAKQVGAVSYVECSSRSSERSVRDVFHVATVASLGRGHRQLRRTDSRRGLQRSAQLAGRPDLGNGNGNGNEGEIHKDRAKSCNLM, encoded by the exons ATGGAGGGGCAGAGCGGCCGCTGCAAGATCGTGGTGGTGGGGGACGCGGAGTGCGGCAAGACGGCGCTGCTGCAGGTGTTCGCCAAGGACGCCTACCCCGGG AGTTATGTCCCCACCGTGTTTGAGAACTACACCGCGAGCTTTGAGATCGACAAGCGCCGCATTGAGCTCAACATGTGGGACACTTCAG GTTCCTCTTACTATGATAACGTCCGGCCTCTGGCCTATCCTGACTCGGATGCTGTGCTCATCTGCTTCGACATTAGCCGACCGGAAACACTGGACAGTGTCCTTAAGAAG GGCACCGTGCTGGCCAAGCAGGTGGGAGCTGTGTCCTACGTAGAGTGCTCTTCCCGGTCCTCTGAGCGCAGCGTCAGAGATGTCTTCCACGTGGCCACCGTGGCCTCCCTCGGCCGTGGCCACAGGCAGCTGCGCCGTACTGACTCACGCCGGGGACTACAGCGATCTGCTCAGCTGGCAGGACGGCCAGACCTGGGGAATGGGAATGGGAACGGAAACGAGGGCGAGATACACAAGGATAGAGCCAAGAGCTGCAACCTCATGTGA